Within the Halichoerus grypus chromosome 2, mHalGry1.hap1.1, whole genome shotgun sequence genome, the region TCAGAAGAGGAAGACTGGGACAAAGCAGAGGTAGGGGGCTGTCATTTCACACTTCTGAGTAGCCACAGGGAGGATGCTCGTGTGTGCATACACGTGTGTGAACATGCTGCAGGTTGGTGGAATGGCCCAATTCTCCATCCTATCCGCACTCCACCAAGTGGTCTCTTCCCAGGGCCAGGACCCTACTTGCTGAGACGAGTTAGGGCTCTCTGGGCAGGCTGACCAAGGCAGACAGGATGTGGGGGCGGCCAGGGCCGGAGGGACAGGAAGGAAGTCTGAGCAGAGACAATAggtggaaggggaggaggaactGGGAAGGACAGGATTAGGATGGCCTGGACTTCAGCTCTGCAAACCAGGGGGAGTGGGGTCtgcacctcctccctcctccctcctcccatgcGACAGCTGCCCCTGTCTCCACCTTATGCCACATCAtggggcccctcctccccaccatcccACTCCATTCTGCCCCTGCAGGCTTCTCTCATCTTGTCCTATGCTTACTTGGTTGAGTATGCAGTAAAGCGAAGGCAGAGCTTTGATCCAGACCTAGGGTGGGCAGGAGCTTGGGGGCCAACAGGTCTACCAACTTCTTGTGAACCTGGGGCAAGCCTCTTCCCTTCTccgggcctcagtgtcctcacctgcaAATGAAGGGATTCTCCTATAATAAGAAAGCCCTTTCTGATGTTCTGGGATGGCTCTTCCTCCAGACTGCCGGCCACTGGTCATTTTTCTTTGGAGGAAGGCTGGAGTCTGGTACCTATCCCCGGTCCAGGCCTCAGACTTTGGGACAGGGAGGGGGAATCTCAGCCTGAGCCCTCCCTTcaccctgccgctccccccagcAATGGCCTGAGCCCCCATGGCTGCCCCTCAGGACCTGGACATCGCTGTGTGGCTGGCCACGGTGCACCTGGAGCAGTATGCAGACACGTTCCGGCGGCATGGCCTGGCTACGGCGGGTGCAGCCCGGGGCCTGGGCCCCGAGGAGCTGAGGCAGTTGGGCATCAGCGCCACAGGGCACCGGAAACGCATTCTGCGCCTACTGCAGGCCGGGGCTGCACAGGGCTCCCTGGATCCCCAGTCGGACGGTGCCATGGAGCCATCCCCCAGCCTAGCTCCCCAAGCCCAGCCCCCCAAGCCTGTGCCTAAGCCCAGGACAGTATTTGGTGGGCTCAGCGGCCCTACCACCACCCAAAGGCCTGGAGTGAGCCCAGCCCTCTGGAGACCAGACGTGCCCAGGAGCCCAGAGTCCAGCCCAAAGTCCCCTCCTCTCCCCGCATCCTCCTCTGAGCAGACTTCAGCCTTGAATACTATGGAGATGATGCCCAATGCCATCTACTTTGGCCTGGACTTAAGAGGCGGGGCACAGACAGCTCAGGACATGTGAGTGGGGTTGGCTCCCTTGGGAGCCAGTGctggatgggggcagggaggagcaggacATGAGGGCTagtcctttctcctctctcccttaaTGATCACTAGACCTTTTCCCTCAGGGCCCCAGACAGCTCCCAggcagctgcccccacccctgccctcaggcCCACAACAGGCACAGGTAGGTGGGTTATCATGGgtttgggggagagggacagggccCTTCAGGACCCCAGACACTCCCACCTGACCTCTTCTTCCCTGTCTCCCCCATTCCTCCCCCTGCCAGTACACATCATGGACCCTGGTTGCCTGTACTATGGCGTCCAGCCTGTGGGCGTCCCAGGGCCACCCgacagaagagaaggcagaggtgTCTGTCAGGACAGGGCTGAACAAAGGTGAGTAGTCAGTAGGGTGGTGatggcaggaagagggaagcCTGAGGAGCTTGGTTGGTGGTGGCCATGTATCCAGTTATTCATTAGGGTACATTGAGTGTCCCCTGTGTGCCAGCCGGGTACTTAAGATACAGGAGGATTATGACAGACCCAGTCCCCTCCTCAGGCAGCTTGTGACTCAGTGGGCCAGACAGGCAATGAAACAAGCAGACAAACAAATGGGTATATGATTTAAAATAGGGAGAAGGGCTTTTCATGCtttcatttaagaaatctttattgagcacttactgcatGCCAGATATTGTAGATACTTAGGATAGATCAGAAATCCCTGCCCCTGTGGGGAGATAGTCAAATAACAATAGATACAATCAGTAAgttacatcatatgttaaaaggTGGTAAGTGCCATGGGAAAAAACAGAGCGGGGTAAGAAGGCTGGGATGGAGCGAGGGGGAAGCGCCCTGCAATTTTTCATTACGGGTTGCCAGAGTGTTAAGATGACACTTGAgcaaaatgaagggggtgaaagaGTTAGTCATGACAATATCTGGGAAAAAAGTGTCCCAGgaagggggggtggtggtggccaGAATAGAGGCTTTCAGGGGGACCCAAGAGCGGTGACAAGGCCAGCAGGACTGGGGCAGAGTGACCAGTGCAGGAAGAGTGGGAAAAAATGACATCACAGTGGTAAAAGGGACCAGATCAGGTAGGACCTTGTAGGGACTTTCGCTTTGACTCTAAGTGAAATGGGAAGCCTTTGGGAGGGTTTTCACTTACATTTTAAGAACCCCTCTGGTCGCTATGTTGGGAACGGTGTATAGGGGGCAAAAGCAGAAGCAAAGAGACCAGTGAGGAGGTGGTTGCAGTAATCTAGGTGAGACATCTCAGATGAGGATCACGGTAGTGGAGATGGTGAGAAATGGTTGGATTTGGGTTATATTTTAAAGGCAAACTATCCTAGGAAATTGGGGTGTGAGAAAAAAGAGCAGTCAAGAATGACGTCAGGGATTTCAGGCTGAGCCTGCGCTGTCCAGGGCggtagccactaaccacatgtgaTTACTGAACACGTGAAACGTGGCTAGTCTGAGTAAGATGTGCTGTAACTGTAAAACTACCAAATTTCAGAGGCTTAGTGCGAAAAAAGCAATACTGGATGCGTGTAACAGAAGTAGACATAAATTATCTTACTTTTTATACAGatgacataataaaatgttaatattttgggtatgttggattaaataaaatatattattacaattagtttcacctgtttctttttatttttttaacatggctGCTAGAAAATTGAAAATCACACGTGTGGTTCTCACATTGAGTTCTGTTGGATAGCGCCATCTGAGCAACTGAAAGTTCCTGGAGTTGCTCTCCTCTGACATGGGGAAGACTGTGTACCAagctcggggggtggggggggtggggagatcaGTACTTCCATTTTGGGCGTGCTGAATTTGAGGTATATGTTATAAGCCTGAGAAGAGATGACAAATAGGCCATTGGATATACAAGTCTGGAGTTCGGGGGAGAGGTCTGAATTGGATATCTAAATTTGCGGGTTGTCAGCCTCTAGGTGGGTGTATGTAGCTGTGAGTGCGTGTCGAGAGAGCAGAGGACCAGGATCAGAGTCCTGGCACACTCCAGTATCGAGAGGtttgggagaagaggaagaacccGCAAAACAGACTGAGAAGGAATGGCtagtgaaggagaaggaagaccGGGAGAATGTGGTGTTAGAGGGGCCAAgtgaagaaaggaggagggggaggtcaGCGGTGTCAAGTGCTGCTCAGAGGTCAAGGAGGATGAGGACTGAGAATTGGCCTCTGGAATTGACAACATGGAGGTCACCGAGGACCTTGACAAGGGATAGAGGTGAAAGCTGCATCGGAAGGGTCTCAGGAGACAACAGAAGGAGTTGGAATGTATAGACAACATTTTTGAGGAGTTTTTCTGCAAAGAAGAGCAGAGAGTTGAGTGGTTGATGATAGTGGAAATGGAGTCAGGAAATGTTTTTTGCAGGATGGAGTGTTACGTGTGTTTATAGGTGGATTGCAGTGAtctgggagagagggaaaattaGCTGCTgtagaggagagaaaggggagaaagtcTGGAGCAATGTCCTCGCGTAGGTGAGAGGACAGTGCACAGAGGAGGGACTGGCTTCAGACAGAGATGTTTATGATGGTAGCAGAAGGAATGCAAAGTATGTGTGAAACTTGGTAGATGAGGCACTGTGAGTCTGTGGGGTTCTTGTCTGATTGCTTCAGTTTCTCAGTGAAGTAGAAAACAAAGAGGGTAGAGTGATGGTTCTCAACCTTAGCTGCACTACAGCCTGGGGAGCTTTCAGAACTAGAGATgcctgggccccactcccagaagACCGAACTCAGCGGTCTAGTATGGGGCCCATATACCCGTATTTTAAGGTTTTGCAAGTGATTTTGTGCTACTGAGGTAAGGACTACTGGAAAGTGACAGAGAATAATAGAGGACCTCCTGGGAAGATGGCCTAAGCAAAGACCTAAAGGATGGGAAAAAGCAGACTGGGGAAgcatgttccaggcagagggagcagcatgtgcaaagactctgaaagagagaagagaatgtgGCTGAATGGTAGGAAGCAAAGGCGAGGGTGATGCAAGAAGAGGTCAGGGGATTGGCCGTGGGTCTCACTGTACAAGGTCTTGCAGCCCAtggtaaggaatttggatttatCCTAATTGCAAATGGAAGTTATTGCAGGATTtcatgcgggggggggggagtgaaaTGATCtcacttgcatttttaaaagagcacTCTGGTGGTGGTGGAAAAATGGGTGTCGGAGGGAGGGCCTGAGGGGAAGCAGGTGACCAGTTAGGCAGTTCATAGCACCCTGGTGAGAACCGACCGGAACTTGGTCCGGGGAGGGAAGGTCAAGCCCTTTTTGGAGAAAAGATCGAGAAGACTTCTTGATTAGCTATTGGCATCTGTGGCAGAGAGCCAGCTACGCAGCCCCTCCCCGACTTTTCTACCAAGTAACACTAATGGCAGAGGGCGGGGACTGAAATTGCTCTAATCAAAAATCTAAGTGTGCTCAGGGAAGAGACTCTGTGCCAATCTTTTGGGTTCCCAACCGCCCTCTTCCCCTGTTGAAAAGCGATCCAGTACCTGCCAGGCATTCTATGAAACACCGCAGGTGGGGATGTCCAGGGACCTGGGTCTAATGTGTGTTCCTCTGTCTTGCTCCACATGAGGCTCAGCAGGCAGGATCTGGAGGCACGGGAGGACGCTGGCTATGCCAGCCTTGAGCTGCCCGGGGATGCCACCCTCTCACCGCCCACCCTGGACATGGAGACCAACGATGACCTCATTTCACCCTATGCCAGCTTCTCCTCCACAGCAGACCGCCCCACGCCGCTTCTCAGTGGCTGGCTAGACAAGCTCTCCCCTCAGGGGTGGGGCTGctagggaggggagggaggggagggaggctggggggaggtggggggggtcaGGTCCCAAGTGCTCCCAGACCCTAGGAGCCCCCCAGGATACAGCCTCCACTGCTCACTCATCTTGGCCCCTCCTGTCCCCAGAAACTACGTTTTCCAGAGGCGCTTTGTGCAGTTCAATGGGAGGAGTCTGATGTACTTCGGCAGCGATAAGGTGGGGGTCTGAGAGATGCTGTGTCGGGCCTGGGGACAGAGAGCGGGGGAGAGCTGAGGACTGGAAGATGGGAAGGCCGTGGTGGGGGGGTCACCACATGACTGATGTCAGCATCTAAAGTAGCTCGCTAGCAGCTATACCCCACTGCTTGTGACATGAATGCTGACCTCATTAAAAGCTGGTGCTGGCTCCCGGGTCAGCACACGTGGTTGAGCTTCTGTCCCTATGTGTCACTGGACTGTCTCTCCAGGATCCCTTCCCCAAGGGCGTGATCCCTCTGACTGCCATTGAGATGGCCCGCAGCAGCAAGGACAACAAGTTCCAGGTCATCACTGGCCAGAGGGTGTTCGTGTTTCGCACAGAGAGCGAGGGTGAGAATCAGGGCCCGCTGTGTCTGCTGTGTccgggtgggggcaggaaggccGTGTGGGCACACGGCCCGCTGGCTCACCTGCCTGTCCGGCCCCCACCAGCCCAGCGGGACACATGGTGCTCCACACTGCAATCCTGCCTGAGGGAGCAGCGCCTGCTGGGCCACCCCCGGCCCCCTCAGCCACCCCGACCCCTCCGCACAGGCATGCTGGAGCTCCGCGGACACAAGGCCAAGGTTTTTGCTGCTTTGAGTCCTGGGGAGCTGGCGCTGTACAAGAGTGAGCAGGTGAGAAGGGCCGGGCCGGGGCCAAGGAGCCTGGCCTAGTCCATTCTGGCGCCTCACTGTGCCTGCTccaacccccccccgccccccatccccaccaggcCTTTTCTTTGGGCATCGGGATCTGCTTCATTGAACTGCAAGGCTGCAGCGTCCGGGAGACCAAGAGTCGCAGCTTTGATCTGCTCACACCCCATCGCTGCTTCAGGTGGGGCCCAGACtggcaggaggcagggctgggggagagactTTGCAAGGAGGCACAGGGTGGGCAGAGGACTGGAGGCCTCTTCAGTAGGAGGCTCCCTGCACTGACGGGAGTCCAGTGAGCAGGGTCAAGGTCTCAGGAGGGTCTGGGCTGGCCCAGCGGTGGCCTGTGGTGGCTCCTGCAGGAACGGCCAGTGGGATGGGACAGGTTGGAGGGGGTCTCCATGCCCACGGACTGGCTGTCCACCCCTCAGCTTCACAGCCGAGTCTGGGGGGGCTCGGCAGAGCTGGGCGGCCGCTCTGCAGGAAGCAGTAACCGAGACCCTGTCTGACTACGAGGTGGCTGAGAAAATCTGGTCCAATCGGGCAAACCGGCACTGTGCGGACTGTGGGGCCTCCCGCCCAGACTGGGCCGCTGTCAACCTGGGGGTGGTCATCTGCAAGCAGTGTGCAGGTGAGGGCCGGGGCCTCTAGCTGaaacagggaaagggaggggggctAGGGCAGGGGGCTCTGAGTATCCGTGCCACGTACCCTCCACACCCCAACAGGTCAGCACCGGGCCCTGGGTTCTGGGATCTCCAAGGTACAGAGTCTGAAGCTGGACACAAGTGTCTGGAGTAATGAGATAGTGCAGGTGAGGAGTCTGAAGAGGGAGaaagtgggaagagggagggagagcacccAAAAAAGGCCTTGGGCCCAGCTTGGGGGCAGGAATGTCTGAGACTCTTGAGTTCCTGTCACTTGCCTCTGCCCCTTGTCATCCTACAGTTGTTCATTGTCCTGGGAAATGATCGTGCCAACCGCTTCTGGGCAGGGGCACTACCCCTAGGCGAGGGGCTGCATCCAGATACAAGCCCTGGCCCCCGGGGAGAGTTCATCTCCCGGAAGTACCGGCTGGGTCTCTACCGGAAGCCCCACCCTCAGTATCCCGATCATAACCAGCTTCTCCAGGTAGGAGCTGATGGGGAGGAGGGCAGTCTCTAAGCCGAAATGCCTAGACTTGGGGTGCTGGGGGCTGTTTTTGATAACTGCAAGACTGTCCCCATGCTCTCAGGTTGGGTCTTGGGGCTGATAGAGGCCCTTCCCCCTCTGTAGGCACTGTGTGCAGCTGTGGCAGGACCCAACCTGCTGAAGAACATGACCCAGCTCCTCTGTGTTGAGGCCTCAGAGGGCGAGGAGCCCTGGTCCCCCTCAGCCCTCGATGGCAGCTTTCCTGGTCTCCTGCTCCCAGGTAATTCCCACAAGGGCCCCCTTTCTCACTCTCCAAGCATTCTCAGCCCTGACCTGTGCCTTGATTATTCCAGGAAGCCCCAAGTATCCTCTTACTCAGGCCATCACAATAGCCCAGTCTGGGCAGCTCCCCAAACTTCTAGATCCCATGGGGTCTATTTCCTGATGTCATGAAATGACCAATGGTGGCCACTGCTTGGGGTGGATCTGGGTGCTTGAGGTGTTAGTGCTGGTCTACCCCTGACAAGGTCAACCCCTAAGTGAGGTCTCATCTCCCTGGGGGAAGTCTGATCATAGAAATGGTCATCTAAAGAGGCTTTCCTCCAGTGGTCAGGCCAGAGGGGCTGAGACACCTACAGGACGGCCCATGCTCGGAGGCCCCCACCCCTAGGTCGGCTCACTGGTGGCGACAGGCAGTGGGCAAGGGCTGGAGTCTCACTTCCTGCCACCCTCTTTTCTAATGTGGCTGGTGAGGGGTCCTACTCCACTGGGCTTGATTTGGCCATGCTGCCAGTGAAGTCGGGTCCCACTGTCTTCCTCAACCTGATCCTTTCCCCCAGGGGGCTCAGGCCATCCCACTGCGCTGCCCTGAACTGACTGACCACTTCTTCCCCTTGCAGACCCTTCCCCTGGTGTGTACAATGAGGTGGTGGTACCCGCCACTTACAGCAGCTTCCTGTACTGTGGTCCCATCAGCAGCAAAGCTGGACCCCCACCTCCTCGCAGGGGCCGGGATGGTGAGAGGGGCGCGGAGCGTGGGAGGACATGGGGCAGAAACTGGGATGAGCAAGAGTGTAGCACAGAGGGCTGGAAAGAGCAAGCAGGGCCACACCCTGGCATGGGGGCTGGGTGCCGGGAGTAAGAGAGGGACCATGCCCAGTGGCAGCATTGGGAGATAGCTGCGAACCTGTGCTGtgaagtcagactgcctgggccaaatcccagctctgctacttcctaCTGATGTGACTTGGGCAAGCTACTCAaactctgggcctcggtttccccatctgcaaaagaGAACTGAAAGTGCTacccacctcatagggttgttgtgaagattacatgagATCATACATAGGCAGAGGGTGTGGCATAGATGGAATAATTATCTGGTAAATGGGAATTATGATAGTAGGGACCGAGGTCTTCTGCCTGCTGACCATCAGCCTCCCCCTTAGCTCCCCCCAGGCTGTGGTGCGTGCTGAGAGCGGCTCTGGAAATGTTTGCATCAGAAAGCAGCCCTGAACCCCTGAGCCTCATCCAGCCCCAGGATGTTGTATGCTTGGGTGTGAGTCCCCCACCCACTGACCCGGGTGACCTCGACAGGTAACCGCACCTTGTGCTCCCTGCACTCCTCCTTTGCCCTTCGTGATCCAAAGCCTGCCAGCCCCCTCTTTGTTCGCGTTCTCCTCCTTGACCTCACTTTCTCTCTAGGTTCCCCTTTTCCTTTGAGCTCATCCTCACCGGGGGGAGGATCCAGCATTTCAGCACAGATGGCGCTGACAGTCTGGAGGCCTGGACCAGTGCTGTGGGCAAGGTGAGCCAGCCGAGACCCCTCCCCAGCAGCTCGTGGTTTCCCTGTCCCCCGCTGCCCCCATCCTGCCCTCTCTTATTCCTACGGCCACTCCCACCACTGTCCACTGACAGCTCAGGTTAACAGCTGTGCTAGGACCAGGCACTACCCACTCAATCTCTCATTTAACTTTCACAGCAACCCTCGGAGGAAAGGATTATCAATATTTCACATATAGGGAAACAGAGTCACAGAGGTTATGAAGTCacttggtcaaggtcacagagctaggagGCAGCAGAGCACAGGATCAGAAACAGACCTCTGTCTCCAAAGCTCATGGCCCAAACCTCACTGTGCTGGGCCTCTGCCCAAGAAAAGGCTGCCTCTAAcgcccatttccccaccccagccccccaagTTCTCCCAGTCCAGAGGGAAGGCTGCCTTTACGTGCCCCAGCATCTCCATTCCCAGGCAAGCCAGTCTCCGTCCTGGACCCTCTCTCTGGAGTTAAACGTTCACGCCCTAGAATCAGACATGCTGGGATCTGAGTCCTCCAACTCTCAGCCTCGGGAGCTTTTCCATAGGGTGTACAAGACACGCCCTTCGGGGGGTGAGCATTAAGTGACACGTGAGGCCCGCACTGCTTGGCACACAGCACACTCCATCTGTGGGTGTTGAAATAGTAATGGTGATGAGGATGCCAGTCGCTTCCATCCTTACCCAGCTTTTCCCTCAGCCCTGCTCTACCGCCAGCTCATCCCACTGGCGCCCTCCTGACAGCCCGTCGGAACGTTGTGCGCCCTGGCAGGATTGCACTTCCTCCTTAGCCCTCTGAGCTGCCATGCTGCAGGGTGCCTAGTGACTTCCCATTACCAAAGTCCAAGGGCCTCCTCCTGGCCTCACCCGGTCGGCTCTGCAGCACGTGGCACTCCTCTGCAGGAAATGCTCCCCTGCTCTCTGGCTTCTGACCCCACTCTCCTAGCTAGAGGAGTAGAACTCCCGCCAAGAAATTGTCTTCATGTCCTTTCAGGGCTCTGCCATGGCCCTTGAAGCCACCATGCTCTCTCCTCTGATTGTCAGCTGCACTTTCCAATAATGTAGCTCATCCTTAAAGGCCGTGCTCCCCGAAGTGCAGTCTGCAGCCTGGGGCACCGCACTGGCTCACTCTTTGTCATGGCCTCTGGCAGGATAAGAACAGAACTTGAGAGTGAGCATTCAGAATCTTTCTTAGCAATGTAACAGAGTGATTTTAGGTGTAGAATAATTTCTTAAAGTGGGGccttatattttatgtttcttttttaatttcactttgctagtagttttgtgttgttttttgtttttgtttttgtttttgttttttactggtCAGTAACAGATtggaattttgaataaaaaaaggaaagaagaacccCTTGTTCCTTCCCCACAGGTGGTTGGGGAAGCACTCCTTTGGGACCACCTAAAACACTTGTTTCTCCACAAAGCCTCCCCTGGCCGCTTAGGATGCTGGGATTTCCCAGGGCATCATGACTCTTCAGTTACAGCATTTTGACTCCCTATTCCTTCTGGCTCCGACATCCCGCAAAGGGCAGAAGGCTGCCACACAGAGGTCTTCTCTGTGTTGGCCAGAGCAAATTAAATTGAACTGAatttctttcctgtctttctccATCCATCTCCTGTTTCCTTGGGTCTTTCTTCTGCTCTCTCCCGATTCCTTTtcattcctctctttcttctgctttctcttcatGTCTTTCCTTATCCTTCTCACTCTTATTTCACTCCCCCCCGTCTTGTCTCTTTCCCCACCCTCCTTGTTGCCCATGTTCTCCTTTTGCCTCCCAGTGGTTCTCCCCGCTGAGCTGCCACCAGCTGTTGGGCCCCGGGCTGCTGCGGCTGGGCCGCCTGTGGCTGCGCTCTCCCACCCATTCagccctggcccctggcctcTGGCTGTCAGGGTTCGGACTTCTTCGTGGTGACCACCTCTTCCTGTGTCCAGCACCGGGCCCTGGCCCGCCAGCCCCCGAGGACATGGTGCATCTGCGGCGGCTACAGGAAATcagtgagcaggggtggggcccgGGATGAGAGGTGGCCATGGGGTAGGGGGCAGTGAACCTTCATCTATTTGGGGTCCCTATGGGAAGCAGCAGAACATAGTGGATTCAGGCacaagctctggagtcagactgcccagATATAGACCCCCATCTCTATCActtcctagctatgtgaccttggacaagttacttagcctttctgtgccttattttcctcatctttacAATGGGCATGACAAAAGAGTTGTAAGTTTCAAATAAGGTAATGCATGTAAAACACTTATTACAGAGCCTGGCAGAAGGTATCTTattagtgtttaataaatgttatatgtTATTAATGTTACTGTTAGTATTATTTGGAGTCACTTGCTGGTTAGAGACTGGGAAAGGGGACTgggtactctcacttcttcctcaAAGAGGAACAGTGTGGGATGATATTGGAGGGCTTTGGAGACAAGAGACCTGAGTTCAAGCTCAGCTTTGCCATTTTATAACAAGTAAAGAGACAAgaaacttaacctctctgagcattaatgtgtcacctg harbors:
- the ARAP3 gene encoding arf-GAP with Rho-GAP domain, ANK repeat and PH domain-containing protein 3 isoform X2, whose protein sequence is MAAPQDLDIAVWLATVHLEQYADTFRRHGLATAGAARGLGPEELRQLGISATGHRKRILRLLQAGAAQGSLDPQSDGAMEPSPSLAPQAQPPKPVPKPRTVFGGLSGPTTTQRPGVSPALWRPDVPRSPESSPKSPPLPASSSEQTSALNTMEMMPNAIYFGLDLRGGAQTAQDMAPDSSQAAAPTPALRPTTGTVHIMDPGCLYYGVQPVGVPGPPDRREGRGVCQDRAEQRLSRQDLEAREDAGYASLELPGDATLSPPTLDMETNDDLISPYASFSSTADRPTPLLSGWLDKLSPQGNYVFQRRFVQFNGRSLMYFGSDKDPFPKGVIPLTAIEMARSSKDNKFQVITGQRVFVFRTESEAQRDTWCSTLQSCLREQRLLGHPRPPQPPRPLRTGMLELRGHKAKVFAALSPGELALYKSEQAFSLGIGICFIELQGCSVRETKSRSFDLLTPHRCFSFTAESGGARQSWAAALQEAVTETLSDYEVAEKIWSNRANRHCADCGASRPDWAAVNLGVVICKQCAGQHRALGSGISKVQSLKLDTSVWSNEIVQLFIVLGNDRANRFWAGALPLGEGLHPDTSPGPRGEFISRKYRLGLYRKPHPQYPDHNQLLQALCAAVAGPNLLKNMTQLLCVEASEGEEPWSPSALDGSFPGLLLPDPSPGVYNEVVVPATYSSFLYCGPISSKAGPPPPRRGRDAPPRLWCVLRAALEMFASESSPEPLSLIQPQDVVCLGVSPPPTDPGDLDRFPFSFELILTGGRIQHFSTDGADSLEAWTSAVGKWFSPLSCHQLLGPGLLRLGRLWLRSPTHSALAPGLWLSGFGLLRGDHLFLCPAPGPGPPAPEDMVHLRRLQEISVVSAADTPDKKEHLVLVETGRTLYLQGEGRLDFSAWNAAIEGAAGGGGTRLQEQQMSRGDIPIIVDACISFVTQHGLQLEGIYRKGGARARSLRLLAEFRRDARSVKLRPGEHFVEDVTDTLKRFFRELDDPVTSARLLPRWREAAELPQKNQRLEKYKEVIGCLPQLNRRTLATLIGHLYRVQKCAALNQMCTRNLALLFAPSVFQTDGRGEHEVRVLQELIDGYVSVFDIDSDQVAQIDLEVSLITTWKDVQLSQAGDLIMEVYIEQQLPDNCVTLKVSPTLTAEELTNQVLEMRGTEAGMDLWVTFEIREHGELERPLHPKERVLEQALQWCQLPEPCSASLLLRKVSLAQAGCLFTGIRRESPRVGLLRCREEPPRLLGNRFQERFFLLRGRCLLLLKEKKSSKPEREWPLEGSKVYLGIRKKLKPPTPWGFTLILEKMHLYLSCTDEDEMWDWTTSILKAQHDDQQPVVLRRHSSSDLARQKFGTMPLLPIRGDDSGATLLSANQTLPMKSSQGSVEEQEEPEEPVYEEPVYEEVGAFPELTKDISTSFSTIREKTANPETPLTSQRSFDKPLFPKAGGPGPEERPPEPPPGPPSKNSPQAHGSLEEQLLQELSSLILRKGETTIGLGSPSQPSSPQSPNPNGLLTQTPGFPTQTSSSPSSQPLT
- the ARAP3 gene encoding arf-GAP with Rho-GAP domain, ANK repeat and PH domain-containing protein 3 isoform X1 codes for the protein MAAPQDLDIAVWLATVHLEQYADTFRRHGLATAGAARGLGPEELRQLGISATGHRKRILRLLQAGAAQGSLDPQSDGAMEPSPSLAPQAQPPKPVPKPRTVFGGLSGPTTTQRPGVSPALWRPDVPRSPESSPKSPPLPASSSEQTSALNTMEMMPNAIYFGLDLRGGAQTAQDMAPDSSQAAAPTPALRPTTGTVHIMDPGCLYYGVQPVGVPGPPDRREGRGVCQDRAEQRLSRQDLEAREDAGYASLELPGDATLSPPTLDMETNDDLISPYASFSSTADRPTPLLSGWLDKLSPQGNYVFQRRFVQFNGRSLMYFGSDKDPFPKGVIPLTAIEMARSSKDNKFQVITGQRVFVFRTESEAQRDTWCSTLQSCLREQRLLGHPRPPQPPRPLRTGMLELRGHKAKVFAALSPGELALYKSEQAFSLGIGICFIELQGCSVRETKSRSFDLLTPHRCFSFTAESGGARQSWAAALQEAVTETLSDYEVAEKIWSNRANRHCADCGASRPDWAAVNLGVVICKQCAGQHRALGSGISKVQSLKLDTSVWSNEIVQLFIVLGNDRANRFWAGALPLGEGLHPDTSPGPRGEFISRKYRLGLYRKPHPQYPDHNQLLQALCAAVAGPNLLKNMTQLLCVEASEGEEPWSPSALDGSFPGLLLPDPSPGVYNEVVVPATYSSFLYCGPISSKAGPPPPRRGRDAPPRLWCVLRAALEMFASESSPEPLSLIQPQDVVCLGVSPPPTDPGDLDRFPFSFELILTGGRIQHFSTDGADSLEAWTSAVGKWFSPLSCHQLLGPGLLRLGRLWLRSPTHSALAPGLWLSGFGLLRGDHLFLCPAPGPGPPAPEDMVHLRRLQEISVVSAADTPDKKEHLVLVETGRTLYLQGEGRLDFSAWNAAIEGAAGGGGTRLQEQQMSRGDIPIIVDACISFVTQHGLQLEGIYRKGGARARSLRLLAEFRRDARSVKLRPGEHFVEDVTDTLKRFFRELDDPVTSARLLPRWREAAELPQKNQRLEKYKEVIGCLPQLNRRTLATLIGHLYRVQKCAALNQMCTRNLALLFAPSVFQTDGRGEHEVRVLQELIDGYVSVFDIDSDQVAQIDLEVSLITTWKDVQLSQAGDLIMEVYIEQQLPDNCVTLKVSPTLTAEELTNQVLEMRGTEAGMDLWVTFEIREHGELERPLHPKERVLEQALQWCQLPEPCSASLLLRKVSLAQAGCLFTGIRRESPRVGLLRCREEPPRLLGNRFQERFFLLRGRCLLLLKEKKSSKPEREWPLEGSKVYLGIRKKLKPPTPWGFTLILEKMHLYLSCTDEDEMWDWTTSILKAQHDDQQPVVLRRHSSSDLARQKFGTMPLLPIRGDDSGATLLSANQTLRRLHNRRTLSMFFPMKSSQGSVEEQEEPEEPVYEEPVYEEVGAFPELTKDISTSFSTIREKTANPETPLTSQRSFDKPLFPKAGGPGPEERPPEPPPGPPSKNSPQAHGSLEEQLLQELSSLILRKGETTIGLGSPSQPSSPQSPNPNGLLTQTPGFPTQTSSSPSSQPLT